From the Debaryomyces hansenii CBS767 chromosome F complete sequence genome, the window TTTACTTATCAGTCTTTTATTTTTAGtgaaattatcatttcATGAACAAAGCGCATTTCCGTTGAGCACTCCATCCATCACTATCCCTAGTTCAAGATGATCAAATTTATGTATATTTATCAAGCATGTACTGTCATATTTTAATTCCTATAAAGTATTATACATAAAAGTGTAATGTATAAGTTTATCTGCGTATAAGTGGTTGGCTGCAAAAATCAACAGAAGCCACAAACATATTGATAAAAGCTACGAAGCAGCCTAAAATATGGAAAACATacaaatttgatatttatcAGTTGCTATCGTTTTTATCATATAGAATGCTCTATTCGCTAATATCTAATCTTCTTTGCTTTATATGGCCACTATTTTTAACACTTAAACTGTTGAGTGGAGAGTATTGCAAGAAACGTACCGTTGATGGCAAAAATAGCGaccaaattaaatttttacTTAACTATTGGAtatgttttattattgtgGATTATATAGAAAGGCTGGTGTTATATAATGCTATATTTTGGCCTTGTTTTGGATTCGGCTTCTTGCCAGAACTTTTTTCTTGCTCGATAAAGCTTTGGTTATTTTACAATCATGGATGCTTGGTAATAAACTATTGTTATCTCAACCAGTTTTTGAGGAAGGTTACTTGTGAATTAGAAGCTGTTGACCCCTTGGAAGTTTTTGAGGTGAATTTGGTAAACCCTGTGATGAAGACTTTATTGACAGAAAATCATCTTGCTCCTTTGAAATTGCTATCAAGTATGAAGATTGGGACTATAAGCTGGACCGTTGGTCGAATAGTTGAATTTTGCCAGTGCTTTGTTAAGTCCGCTGACCAATCCTTCTTGCAGTTTTCCCTAGATTATATTTGTTATATGGATTCTAAGCAGGAACTTGAAAAGCATTTCGAGATAACAAAAAGGTTCCTTGCTTCAGTAATATCCTTTATTCAATACCAATTCATTCGCTTGAACGTACAAGACGAGGAATCCTTACCAAAAATAGTACAGTTACTATTAATACCAAATGTTCAACAAAATGTTCCGTTGCACCATACTCCGAAATTCGAATCACATAATGATAGAATCGAACCAGTTCGTATGGATCTGAAGGGTACAAAAGCTAATGATACGCTCGAGCCAGAGCTAGAATATCAATCAAAAAGTAGTATCTCAGACCAAAAGTATtcaatcaataataaattgctACCGAGATATGTTGGGAATTGTCAGTTCACAACTTATTCTAAGCGAAAGCTGCAGAGAACAAGCTCTAAACCGAAATATCTCGATAATGCAATATCTGGATATGtaacaacaacaatttcCAACCCTTTTCAATTTAGGAAGTTTAGGTAGTATTTTATAGTCTATCCAATTTTTAAAAACCAAATGAATGGGATCTGAAAAAAGTTGATCATTATGGAATTTGCAATCAATTTCACTAATCTCATGTGCgatataaaaaaatttatcttcaaatatcataaataGTTGTAATATTTCTACTAAATAAATGTATTTTACAGAATATTTGCCTAGAATAAATTCTATATCGGTAATAGTTGAGAATAATGATCCAATAGGCAACTTAATAGATATAAGACTAAGTAGTAGAGATCAAGTCTTGATTAAGTTCCacgataatgaaatatcagTAAATTTACCAGTAAAAATAAAGAGAGATGATAAAATACGAATAGCAAATGCAAATCAAACAGCCGACTACTTGCAATTAACTATTGCCTTAACACCAcatgattcaaatgatgTGTCAGAAAAAACTGAATCATTCATGGATTTTTCCTCATCAAATTTGGTTCAGAAATGGTCATGTaaagatttgaaaactaAAACTCCACAGACTGACAATAAGAACAATTTTAAACTCACTTGCCTAAAATGTTCCCATGCAATAATTGATTCTAAGGAGTATGATAGATTTTTTGACATGCCGTCTGAATTGTGGTCAGAGATGATGGAATTTTGGCACTGTCATAAGCCGGCGGAGGACCctaatgaaaaagattccCATCGAAATTATAATGGTAATCTCAAGCCTGGCGATAATGATGTTATAATTGGAAGCTCTTACTTTTTGATAAACAAATCTAAACAGCTCGAGATTTCAGATCAAGACGTGAAATGTGGATTGTGCAAATATAATTTGGGAATTTTAGACAATTCTACCTTGAAACTTTTTAAGTGGAACTTAgcattgaaatataaagaaaatatagaGACGTTCCCTTCTTATATCTACGTTTATAACTTAATCGTTGATAAGATAAATTTATCTGCcattagaaaatttaatgTGACATCAGAATCAAGGCAGGATTACATGTTCATCTGGATAATGAATATTGGGGTAGATGTATCAACTGAAAACTTcgttttgaataattctatgAAAGTATTCTATTATCATGATGATATCAGAGGCATTTcaaaagatgatgaaagtATAGAATCCGTAGTTTTACAGGATGATGTATTTAATGACTTCCTGAAACAGTTAtctaaaataaataatttcataccaaacttgaagaagacAATGACCTTGAAACTAGATGAAGaagtaaaaatatttaacGTAAGCTTTATAACAGGCTTCTAATCTAAATAAACCAAAGAACACAATCACAATATTTTATACCTAGTTATTCTCAAGAATATCCTTAATAACAGGAACTATTTGCTTTCTTGAAGCTGCTGTGTTGTTTTGATTGTAGATCTTAAATGTTTGACCTTTTCCCAAGTCAGCGAGATAACTGTTAAGATTTTCAAGCTTGTATATATCGGAatctaatttcaattcatcgTTAGCTAAATTCGCTAATTGCAACAAAATATCTTTACGTGGATTGCTTGAGTTGAAAGCATAACTGAACTCTCTTGTGTATTGATCATTTTCTTGTCTAGTATAGGAAGTCGTCATGATTAAAAGATCTAAATTAAAATCCTTCATGATTTCATTGAAAGTTTCTGATATTTCTTGCATAGAATAGTTTGACAATAACCAATAGAAAGATTTACCAATTGAGCTAAATCCAACCACTGTAGACACATTACATCTGGAGgtgaatttgaattgtttataatctttttttaaaatatcataaaaCTTGAAACCTTTCATATCCTTTTTAGCTACTTTTATTTGCTTATAATATCCCTTaagtaatttttcaatattatcagtGCTTTGGCAAGCATAGTTTCCTAACCCTTTGAgtaaaatttcattcttttgtaaaatattttgatattctttaaatgcGATAACATCACCTTCTTCAACCTTCTGGCTCATATTTGACGTATCAATTAGTAAAGATCCTAATAACAAAGgaacaatttcattatctttttcGTAGAAGATATCTTTATTACTAAATTGGTCATACCAATAATTAAAGACTAACGCAGAACAAGACCCATTACTATGTATTATTCTTGGGTTAGCATTTAAAAATACTGATTCGTCCTGGTGGTGGTCTATAATCCCAACAATATCTAGCTTTCCTTTAGAAAGATAGTCAGTGAATACATCCCCTTGGATGTTACAGTGATCAACTAACGTTAATTCAATAGGAACATCGGAAGCAgttattcttttgaaatcttcaatgaaatataaGCTATCCTCAGTTATTGAATAGGAATCCAATAAGGTAACAATGTCCCTCCGTAACTTAAAGTCAGTTCTggatatattaattaacgGGATTAACAAGGATTCGTCCTTcttataattgaaatatgcAAAACTAATGGCACTAATTACTGAATCTAAATCAGCCGATTGATTACCAGTAACAAATCTTAACGGGGACTTAATTGAGTTGGTCTCTAATTGCTTCTTTAGAGTGACTAAATACGATCTTACTGACATTATTTTATCGTTTTTTGTATGTACCTATACTTTTACTTATGTTATTtacaaattaataaaatatttttcgGATctgtttttgaattattttgattatatttagCGTACCTAATTAATACGTAAAGTTTCATTAAGCACAGGAGATTTTCCGTGAGCTTATTTGGCATAATGTAATTTTATATCTAACCATTGTCTTCTTTTGACTTCTTCTACACTCAAAGAGATATCACCATAAGTCACAGGCCtgaaatagaagaagaaccaAACTACGCCAACAGCACAAATACTAACAAATGCGGCCATTCTAATTTTCAAAACACCTTTTGGTTGACCAGTCTTTTTGTTACTATTATTAGaacaaagaaattcaaCAAGTCCACCCGAAAACAAGGCTGCAATCAAGTGTGCTGGTAAGTAATGATGCAAGAACTTCTGTCTATTCATTAGGAAAAATGGGAGGTAATGGGCACTCCaaccaataaataaaaatccCAATGTGTTGTATAATCTTGATCTTGCCTTGttgtttaaaatataaacatGACGACGGCGAGTTACTTGATCAGCTAATAATAAACCGACGTAAATAGCAAGGAAGCCAACTTCTAACCAGAACCCTATAACATTACCtgtaaagaaaatttgTTTCCTCTCCTCATTATCGTTCCAGAATGAGACACCGGAAAGCGCCAATGGCCAGGAGTCTGGCTGCGAGGCGAATGGGTGTTGAGAGGATAAAATGTTGTTATGATGAAACATTAACAATTGTAATTCCCAccatttcttcaaaaatggGATCTTTCTAATAACCTTAGGAACATATTCTGCTCTTTTGTCATCTTCTTTTAAGTTCACAATTTCATCGAAGGTCCAGATGTTACTTCTATCTTGAACTTTCTTATTACCACTGACTTCCTGGTGACCGAATCCCCATTCAggtaataattcatcatcatgTGTCCACATTGCAACCACTGTATCGACATGGATAACCTTTAAGGGGATGGCTTTTGTTCTGACAAGTTTTCTCTTGTTCTTATCATTACCGGATTCAGAAAGACGTAATCTAAATAAGGTCTCATTATAATGGTCAGCATTagcatcatcatcataaGCGATAGTAAACTCTTCATTGGTTGGCTTCAAAGGTGACGCTACGTCATGGGATAATAAATAACCCCCAGTTCCCACATGTCTAAATCTTACAATGTCGTTCGTATACACAGCCTTTCCTTCGGCATCAGCATCATTAGGAGGTAAAATTTCCCAGTGGTTATTGATATCTGAAGACTCTTTGTTTTCAGAATCAAAGACACAGGTAACTTGTTGGGTATTCGAGGATACTCTACCATCTTCATAACGTAAAGGGTAATCAAAGAGGTGCGAATGCAAGAATGCATCCGTTTCTTTATGTTTAATCGATATGATGTCATTATAATGAACGTCCTTAGCATGTCTAGCCATTGGTGACTCAAGCAATGATTCCTGAAATTCGGATGACATAAACGAATCACCTGGACCAGATTTAACCAATATCGcaaaatgcaaataaaaCCAGAATAAGTAAATCATGAAAGGAACAATAATCAAGGCCCATAATCTAGCAAAAAAGTGCTTCGATAAGTCTGTCAATGTTAAGCCTCTCTTGAAATCCAATAAATACCACAATTCATAAAGAACACCAATACCAATAGTGACATATGTGAAAACACCTACATATTTGGTTGATATGACACAAGATAAGAAGACCCCGGTCAATGACAACCATGTCCACCATTTCCTACTGAAGGGTACTTTACGGTAGGTAATGAATCTAGTATACGCAAAAATTGTCAAGGCGACACTTAAAATCAAGGTAGCATCTA encodes:
- a CDS encoding DEHA2F05060p (some similarities with CA1099|IPF12312 Candida albicans IPF12312 unknown function), with the translated sequence MLYSLISNLLCFIWPLFLTLKSLSGEYCKKRTVDGKNSDQIKFLLNYWICFIIVDYIERSVLYNAIFWPCFGFGFLPELFSCSIKLWLFYNHGCLVINYCYLNQFLRKVTCELEAVDPLEVFEVNLVNPVMKTLLTENHLAPLKLLSSMKIGTISWTVGRIVEFCQCFVKSADQSFLQFSLDYICYMDSKQELEKHFEITKRFLASVISFIQYQFIRLNVQDEESLPKIVQLLLIPNVQQNVPLHHTPKFESHNDRIEPVRMDSKGTKANDTLEPELEYQSKSSISDQKYSINNKLLPRYVGNCQFTTYSKRKSQRTSSKPKYLDNAISGYVTTTISNPFQFRKFR
- a CDS encoding DEHA2F05082p (weakly similar to uniprot|P47172 Saccharomyces cerevisiae YJR141w required for cell viability and similar to CA4316|IPF2111 Candida albicans IPF2111 unknown function) — its product is MYFTEYLPRINSISVIVENNDPIGNLIDIRLSSRDQVLIKFHDNEISVNLPVKIKRDDKIRIANANQTADYLQLTIALTPHDSNDVSEKTESFMDFSSSNLVQKWSCKDLKTKTPQTDNKNNFKLTCLKCSHAIIDSKEYDRFFDMPSELWSEMMEFWHCHKPAEDPNEKDSHRNYNGNLKPGDNDVIIGSSYFLINKSKQLEISDQDVKCGLCKYNLGILDNSTLKLFKWNLALKYKENIETFPSYIYVYNLIVDKINLSAIRKFNVTSESRQDYMFIWIMNIGVDVSTENFVLNNSMKVFYYHDDIRGISKDDESIESVVLQDDVFNDFSKQLSKINNFIPNLKKTMTLKLDEEVKIFNVSFITGF
- a CDS encoding DEHA2F05104p (weakly similar to uniprot|P38698 Saccharomyces cerevisiae YHR201C PPX1 Exopolyphosphatase hydrolyzes inorganic polyphosphate (poly P) into Pi residues), coding for MSVRSYLVTLKKQLETNSIKSPLRFVTGNQSADLDSVISAISFAYFNYKKDESLLIPLINISRTDFKLRRDIVTLLDSYSITEDSLYFIEDFKRITASDVPIELTLVDHCNIQGDVFTDYLSKGKLDIVGIIDHHQDESVFLNANPRIIHSNGSCSALVFNYWYDQFSNKDIFYEKDNEIVPLLLGSLLIDTSNMSQKVEEGDVIAFKEYQNILQKNEILLKGLGNYACQSTDNIEKLLKGYYKQIKVAKKDMKGFKFYDILKKDYKQFKFTSRCNVSTVVGFSSIGKSFYWLLSNYSMQEISETFNEIMKDFNLDLLIMTTSYTRQENDQYTREFSYAFNSSNPRKDILLQLANLANDELKLDSDIYKLENLNSYLADLGKGQTFKIYNQNNTAASRKQIVPVIKDILENN
- a CDS encoding DEHA2F05126p (similar to uniprot|P46971 Saccharomyces cerevisiae YJR143C PMT4 Transfers mannose residues from dolichyl phosphate-D-mannose to specific serine/threonine residues of proteins in the secretory pathway), which translates into the protein MSQAVRKRGGKKSATPPTSSIVDDDLNKLKAYNEDSETPKEPERKYYIALIIVTLCAIYTRFSKIDTPAKVVFDEVHFGKFASYYLERTYFFDLHPPFAKLLIAFVGYLVGYDGNFKFENIGDNYIEHNVPYVAYRSFSAIQGAAVVPVMFLTMKNLGYSVPACLFSSLLVCFDNAHVAESRLILLDATLILSVALTIFAYTRFITYRKVPFSRKWWTWLSLTGVFLSCVISTKYVGVFTYVTIGIGVLYELWYLLDFKRGLTLTDLSKHFFARLWALIIVPFMIYLFWFYLHFAILVKSGPGDSFMSSEFQESLLESPMARHAKDVHYNDIISIKHKETDAFLHSHLFDYPLRYEDGRVSSNTQQVTCVFDSENKESSDINNHWEILPPNDADAEGKAVYTNDIVRFRHVGTGGYLLSHDVASPLKPTNEEFTIAYDDDANADHYNETLFRLRLSESGNDKNKRKLVRTKAIPLKVIHVDTVVAMWTHDDELLPEWGFGHQEVSGNKKVQDRSNIWTFDEIVNLKEDDKRAEYVPKVIRKIPFLKKWWELQLLMFHHNNILSSQHPFASQPDSWPLALSGVSFWNDNEERKQIFFTGNVIGFWLEVGFLAIYVGLLLADQVTRRRHVYILNNKARSRLYNTLGFLFIGWSAHYLPFFLMNRQKFLHHYLPAHLIAALFSGGLVEFLCSNNSNKKTGQPKGVLKIRMAAFVSICAVGVVWFFFYFRPVTYGDISLSVEEVKRRQWLDIKLHYAK